aagaaaaaatttgttgaaaaaaataaatttaaaattttttaaaaatattttccttttttaaaaaaattttagagagaattccaaaaattattttttttttgagaattttcgatttttaaaagaaattttatcattaaattttcaaaagttatttagaagaagaaataaaataatttaatttttttttcgaaaaatataagaaaattttttcataaataaaaatataattaaatttataaaatgcaaaaaaaaaaaattgaaaagaaaattttttaaaaattctaatttgtaaaaagctttgattaaattttaaaaattaaaaaaaatatttaaaatttttcggatttgaaaattttttttttttaaatatttttccttgtttatattttaaaaatcaaattttttaagcaaattttttaattcttaaagagaattctgaaaattttttgagattcagtcgaaatttttacataaaattttcataaaataattttatagaaaaaaattgaatttaaaatatttttcttcgaaaacgttaagaaaattatggtgaaatgaataatattctaaaaagaaaattttttaaatagttttgaaaaaatataaaagaaaaaaaaatttttttttgattttgtaaaatttttcaaatatttttccttgtgtatgtcttaaaaaataatttaatttaatttaaaaaaattttgaaataattttttttgaattttctttctaaaaaaaaattagtcgattttttaataaaaaaaacttaacttcaaattttcaaaaattaattttgaagaagaaaaaattggatttaatttttttttctatcgaaaacgtaaaaaaaattaaaatttatttaaatgaaaatgaatttctaaaaaaaaaaaaaattaaaaattaaaaaattttaaaattaaaaaaaattaattaaattttaaaaattaaaaaaatattttgaaaatttacataaatttattaatttaaattttaattattaaattaatgttttggaaattatttttaaatttttcctcattatttttaatttttttaagcgaatggaaagacaaaaaatttaaattttttaatattttttgattatattgggcaatttatttaaaattttttataaaaaaacttaaaattttaataaattttaaaggattttgatcaatttatttaaaaattggtaaaattctcatcaaatattttttctaaattaaaaattaattttttttcaacaattttttatctatttctttaaatttcagataaattcaataatatttaccttaaaaatcatttcatttaaacaaatacaattaatttttcaacaaatttcctttaatctttattaattttcggttttttctTCACCTGCCCATCTTCGATATTCAATTCTTTCAATATCTCCGGCAAATGTTTCATTAATTCCTCTTGCGTTGACTTGAATTCATTCGCAGCCCAAATTtgcttcaatttattaatcacAATTCCGATCCATTTTCCCGGCGGACAAccattttccttcaaaagtgTTCCATTGACGGGAAAAAAGGGAATTTCCCATGCATGAAGTTTTTTGTACAACTCGACTTTTCCCAAATATTTCACGAGTTCTTCGACATATCCGCGTTGATCTGAGGGCTTTGCGATGGTTTGAATGCACATTTGTTGAAAAggaatcaaattttcttcttttgacaTTTGCTCGCGATTTGCTACGATGAAGTAGAGCAAGTCTCGTTCGTAAGCGGAAAATTTTAGACGTTCGTGTAACTTGATTGCTTCTTCAGGGGAGTTGACTAAAGATGCTGTTAACGTCATATGATGATAATTTTCGGCAAATTCGTCTTTTTTGCTCCATAATCGCTTGAATTCGGCGATATTTGGATGCTCTGAGAAGCCAATGTATTGCCCGAGATCCGTTTTGAGCATCGTTTCTGTGAGTTCGCATGCGAAATTTCCCCCGAGAATCTTCTTGAACTCCATCCAGATCCGTTCTCCGCTAATTTTTGCCAATCCAGCGGCATTTTCTTTGATAATTCGCAAAGTTTCGTCTTCGTGATCGTCTGGGGAAGTCGCAATTCTGCCATAAAACCGAAAATATCGCAAAATTCTGAGATAATCTTCTTGAATTCGTGTCGCAGCGTCGCCCACAAACCGAACTTTGCGTTTCATGAGGTCCTCATACCCGTAAAAGTAATCGTAAACTGTTCCATCCATGCCGAGAAACATCGAATTTATCGTCAAATCACGTCGATTCGCATCCAGAAGCCAATCTCGGGTGAATTCGACTTCCGCATGTCTTCCGTCAGTCCTCACATCGATTCGTAAAGTTGTGATTTCGTAATTTGCTTTGTCGTTAATGCGCGGCGTGATGGTTCCGTGTCGCTCTCCATTCGAATTTATCATGCGGATGCCTTCTTTCGtgaaaatttccttcatttgCGATGGAGTTGCTGTTGTTGCGAAATCCAAATCCGATggaattttttccatcaataaatctctgtgaaaaaaaataaaattttaaaaatttttaagaaattttgtgaaaaaaaatatttaccgaaCAGGTCCTCCTGCAAGTCTCAACTCGAAAtcgtattttttgaacaatccGATCAAAACTTCAAGCTCTTCGGTGAAAATCGCTCGATATTGAGGCGTATCCAGCTTCATGACGACGGGATTTTCGCGAATTTTCAAGCCAGCAATCTCCATTCTGCGTTTTTTCACGTTTTCGCTCTCAACATGCGTGCTCGGCGAAAGGACTGTGGCAAGAAATCGcttctaaaaatacaaattttgtgttaattgaatagagttttgttaaaattttgattaaattgacTTACTTGAACTAAATTTCGACTACTGAATGGGGAAAATCGCACAAAAATGCGAGAAGAAATCATTCCTTTTGATCGAAAGcggttcaaaacaaaactagaGATGGGAGAATCGAGTTGAGGAAACGTCAAATGTGAGTTCTGAGTGAAAGTTACTCAATGACACTCAAATTCAACTCAAAAGTAACTCATTGAGATACGAGATTTTGTAAAGCCTTGacgaatgacaaaaaaattattgattagagcgcattttataaattttttatttttgttcaatatttgcttaatttttattgaaaattattaaaattaaattttaa
The sequence above is drawn from the Culicoides brevitarsis isolate CSIRO-B50_1 chromosome 1, AGI_CSIRO_Cbre_v1, whole genome shotgun sequence genome and encodes:
- the LOC134833566 gene encoding CCA tRNA nucleotidyltransferase 1, mitochondrial produces the protein MISSRIFVRFSPFSSRNLVQKRFLATVLSPSTHVESENVKKRRMEIAGLKIRENPVVMKLDTPQYRAIFTEELEVLIGLFKKYDFELRLAGGPVRDLLMEKIPSDLDFATTATPSQMKEIFTKEGIRMINSNGERHGTITPRINDKANYEITTLRIDVRTDGRHAEVEFTRDWLLDANRRDLTINSMFLGMDGTVYDYFYGYEDLMKRKVRFVGDAATRIQEDYLRILRYFRFYGRIATSPDDHEDETLRIIKENAAGLAKISGERIWMEFKKILGGNFACELTETMLKTDLGQYIGFSEHPNIAEFKRLWSKKDEFAENYHHMTLTASLVNSPEEAIKLHERLKFSAYERDLLYFIVANREQMSKEENLIPFQQMCIQTIAKPSDQRGYVEELVKYLGKVELYKKLHAWEIPFFPVNGTLLKENGCPPGKWIGIVINKLKQIWAANEFKSTQEELMKHLPEILKELNIEDGQVKKKPKINKD